The following DNA comes from Rosa rugosa chromosome 5, drRosRugo1.1, whole genome shotgun sequence.
TCTGTTTGAAAATCAAGTGCAGCACGTTGCCGAAACTTGAACAGGAGTTAATAATTTTTAGCATCTCCATTCGATGCCAAATAAAATGAACTTGGAGCAAAGATCTTTGCTGATTATATTTtcagcatcaggaattctaaaCGTTTTTGCTAGTGTCTTTCAGTCTTTGTGAAAGTGTATATCCACTTTGATTGTTGAGGTTAAGTCCCTAAAGTCTTGGGCCTTAGTAATGCCCTAGCATTGCCATTATTGATTATACATCCAGACATTGCTTAAGTCAGTAAACACGGTAATACCATACATGCTGTCATAATGgataaattattattatttctcatACAAGAACTGGAAATTATGCTCCATTATTTTCACTACCAGATGTTGGGTAGTTGAAGAGAAACTATGGGGAGACTCAAATCCATATATCAGACGTGCAGTCACCACCAGGGTATCTCATTTCATGGGCAAGAGAAGGACCATCAGGTTCGGCTCCAAAGTCGACGAAAAACTTTGTGTTTAATGCAAGACCACCTTTCTCAGTATCAACATCAAGCTGTAACATGTGGGATCCTTTCTCCAGGAGGTCAGGGTAGAACTGGCGATCCCATGTACTGAAAAGCGAGTTGGTGACATAAAGCCGCTTCCCATCTAAACTCAACTGGATCATTTGTGGTCCACCTCTCAATTTTTTCCCCTGAATATGGAAatacaaaatcatcatcaatcaGAATGTTTTCCAATAGAATAATGATGGATTGACAACCAAGGAACACAATAGCATGCAATATATATGGTGAGAAATTGAACCAGCATTGCCATCTAATCATTTGTTCACCAAATTTTTAATATGGGACTGCGTCTAAAAGAACTCTAACATGCAAGTTACTAGTGAGGCTAATACTTCTGGTGATTTAAATGGTGAATTTAAAATTAAGATCCTATCACTTATTGCCACACTAAATAAAATTCAGCTCAACAAACTTCTGAATCCTGGCAATAAGTCAATAGTGTGGAACATAATTGATACAGAAAGTTATAGTATGAAGATCATACCTGGATCTCCGGAACATCAAACTGCTTTGTTGTACCATCTTCACCCTCAACGACAACTGGGCTTCCCTTTTGGATAAGTCCCCCAACCCATACTTGGCCAGTCAGTTTAGGATTTTTAGGGTCCTCAATGTTATATTGTCTTACATCTCCATGAAGCCAGTTGACAAAGTATAGAAAACGATCATCAAGTGAGATCAAAAAATCAGTTATGAGCCCAGGCATCTCTGGAAGAATCCAGTTCTGCACCTTCAGTGGTTCTACTGATATTACAACCTGGAAAAGTCCCAATTAGATAGTTTGTATCATTTGCTATTATTTTAGTGACAGCAAAATAAGACCAAGATGAAGACAGAAGTGTTGCATTAAATGCATGCCCAATTGCATCAAAACTGCATACCTCATGGCTCCATGAACCATCCTCTGTCTTGAAGAATCGCACCACGTTACTTGACAAGGCACACCCAACAAACCCAGTGTCCTTAGAAGGATCATGGAGGAACCTTATCTGGAAACGGTGAGAATGATTTATAAACTTGAATGATAGATCCAAACTCCAAAGCCTCATAATCACCCACTAGAAAAATAACACATATTGTAAGAATTAATGACTGTGATCAGCTTTATACTACTCACCTCCAAGGGTAAGAGCCCTGTATTGCCAAGATCCAAAGTTTGTTTCAATTCACCCTCAGGCCAGCTGTAGACATGAAGATGCCTCCCATAGAGACCATCAAAGACATGCTGAAGGTTGAAACCTTTGGTGAAAGCAGCAGGGGCACCCCATGATGTGCTTATCATTGTCTTGTGCCGCGGTTGGTACCAGAAATCATAGCCAAAAAGCGGACTGTGCCCTGGTTTCTCCCACCTGATAAATGATAGGATAGCTAGAAGTTAGATGCTTAGATGTAATCAAACTTGTTTTAGATGTCTTTGATCTACAGTCTACCATGCAAGTGAACAATGAGTAATCATATATCTCACATGTTGGTGCTAGTTTATTGTAAAAGATATTTGCAAACCACATGTACACATTGATTTCTGTATGCATCTCAAATCCAAATGACTACCAGATGATTACAAACATTGCACATAGACTCTCTAGGAATGATCATATCTCAAGTAACATGTTGGTTTTAGTTTATTTGTATTACATAAGCATATACATATTGACTTTTTTGTGTCTCAAATCATAATTATGTAAAGGAACAGAGGGCATTACCTTCCCTTGACATTAAACTCTGAGTCAAGGAGAAGAAATCCATTTCCTGCAGCATTTCCATCTTTATCCCCTAGGCAAGAAACCAACAAATCACCAGATGCAAGGCAGTGAGATGTGTGTGGGTATGCCAATCCAGTCTTCTGCACGATGTCTTCAGGGTCAACAACTTTATGCAGAGAGGGAGCTTTTGGATCTGTTTTTGTGTCGATCACATATATGCGACTAGATCTGAAAGATAAGAAACACTTAATAAGATATATATCATACAGTGGAATCCTTCTATTGAATGAACAGTAAATTTTTTCCTAAACCCAATGCATAAGTTCATGGTTGAAAAAGAATATTGTTGACTTCACTTGGCGTAACTTCTTTCCAGTAGGCTTCACAATGCTTAATTTACAATTTAAAACCATGCAGATCTTGTAGAAGACACAAATTGAGGGGAGAACATCTGTAACAATGAGGATGTCAACACTATTACTAAATGATCCAACAGATCACAGAATTGTTGTCTTTGTAAAAGGACACTTAATTTAGTTCTTGGACAACAGACTGACAATCTATATAGGAGCACGGATTTCATTACTTGACAATTTTCAACATGCTCCACAAATAGAGTCAACGAATAAATCTTCTCTGTACTGTGAGATGACAAACGATCAAAGCTAGCAGAAGACAATATGTTGAACTTAGCAGCTTCCACTGCTATTGTCCTCCCTTTTCGCCAAGGTTTCACACTATTGACGTACATTGATTTATCTTTTATTCTCGAAATTCTCAGAATCAGAGAATATGAGATTGATTCTGAAATACTAAAATTTACAAGAACCAAGGAAACTCAAGCTGGATAAGTTTGAGCGTGTGGATTCTTATTTtgtctatttttcttcttcttttcccccTAAACCAATTCAGATTAGCTGCCTAACTAATGGCTTCAATCAATTCAATTCACAACAAATAACCTTTTATCAATTTGAGGGTAGCATAAAATTCAGTGTCTTACACCAATGCAGGGAGGACAAGGAAACGGCGCTGCGCAGATGGGTCTCCATGGCAAGAACTGCACGAGTTCCACCCAGAGTGATGCAGTTCATCGCCTAAATTCGGCACAGGCAGCCTGTGGATAACTTTCGAATAAGTTGGGGAATTTGGATCCACGTCCACTGTGGCCAGGTAATCAGGCTTCTGAATCCCGGTTCCTGCAACACTCATGTTTCAAAGGATCAACATTCATGTTTCGAATAAAAAATACAACTTAGCaaagcaaaaaaagaaagaatcacaatttccaaaaaaaaaaaaaaaaaaacacatgggTTTGCTTGAGTAGACCAAATTAAAGCTGTGTAGAAGCTCTTCTCTTCTTAAAGCATTTGTAAAAGTGGCATCAAATACCCAAAAAAGGCCTTGAACAAAAGTTCAAATCTATAGCCAATAATTTCTGCCACCCCCCTTTTAATCTGGGTTTAtgccaagaaaaaaaatcatccaAACAAGTACAAAATCAAAGAgacattgaagaagaagaagaagaagaagcaaaatcaATTGAGAGTAGCCACCAGAGTAAACAGCAGTGACATAGAGGATCTGCTCTCTGGGACCAGACATGGCCTGGAGTGGAGTGGCGTAACCCGGCCCAGTCTTGCAGCATGATGATGCTGCGTCGCCATTGCTCTGCCCCTTCCCTTCTACTACTCTACCGTGCTGCACCGCGCTCACATCCGtagccatctctctctctctctctctcgctcacaTGAGTCAtgcagagatatatatgaacaaaAGCACACGATTGACGTGGCAGATTCCTGCAAAtcgtttttgttttgtatcgggtccatttttttgtcttttatctGTATATAGTAATAATAGTATTGTGTCCAGGGGGGATGCATTCGGAGTTTCGCTATCCATGTTTGGAAAATAAGAACTCATCTTAAAGTCTGATCAGGCGGTCAATGATCAGACACGTGTCAACAGATAACTGGGTTTTGCTGCTGAGATTAGTGAGCGATGGGATATGCGTTACCTAGGaaaagggcaaaaaaaaaaaaacagataacGCATTCGCTGAGGTCACAAGATGGTGACTTTGATTAGGGCTAtgattattctcaaaaaaaaaaaaaaaattaggactCTGATTTTTGGTTTTACCGGGAGAAAGAATTTAAAGCACAAAGCTATTTATAACAtgaaatgtatttttttttttattaaaaaaagcaATTAATATATTAAGAAATGTgtgctagattttttttttttttttgaaccctTGAGAATTTTATTGAACTAGCGATTAACATCGCTTAATAAAATATTCTTTAGAAAGTCAGGAGCATACAAAAACTAAGAATGCGACAAATTTGAATTTAGAACCATCTAGCGATAAATATCGCTTAATAAGATATTCCTTAGAAAGTCAGGAGCATACAAAAACTAAGAATGCGACAAATTTGAATTTAGAACCATCTAGCGATAAATATCGCTTAATAAGATATTCCTTAGAAAGTCAGGAGCATACAAAAACTAAGAAAGAGACAAATTTGAATTTAGAACCAAGAAATATATGCTGGGTTATTTACATTGACAGTGAATAAAAGAACGAAGACTATTATTTCAAAAAATGAAGACTATTATTAGTTTCAATGAAATTGCCGGGCATTGGGTGAATGGGTGAGAAGAAGATGCTTGGGTTTTGGTTTACACTCCACAAAGATTTTTCAATGGAGATTTTGGGTGTTTAGTGATTGTCATGTTGCAATCTTGACCGAATTGTGTGAAGGAGATGGAGGTCGTTCTAGGAAGATATGATTCGAGTATAAGGCTTAGGATAGGCTTAGAGGAATGGAGGAATAGTGGGTGCCATTTAGTATTAGTTTATGGATTTTAGATAAGTTTGGATCTCAATAGTCCATGACATGACAAAGAGAGTATGGGTTTTCCAACGTTCATGTGATTGTCTACCGATTGTCcctttgtttaacaaaaagaaaaaggagtggGATACATATGCTTGCTACATCAAGGAGGGAGAAAATTATCATGATCCACCTACTATTCTTGTAGGTATTTCAATTCGCCTTCACCATCTACTATTCTTGTATTCCAATTACAgtaagagaagagaaagaaccaaaaaaaaacaaaacaaaaaaaagccaGTGAAGTGAAAAATCATATTGACATTAATAGCTAACTATATAGTGAAAGTAAATAACGGTTGCATTGACTAGTTAAGCCTCAGACACAAGCATACGGGAGAAAGCAAGGTATCTATTCAGCTTACACATGAAACTGGTGACCGGTGAGGTATACTCTTCAGCTTCTTGCCTTCTCCATAAAGATGCATTAGTTTGGGCACGACTGTCATGAT
Coding sequences within:
- the LOC133710070 gene encoding selenium-binding protein 2 — its product is MATDVSAVQHGRVVEGKGQSNGDAASSCCKTGPGYATPLQAMSGPREQILYVTAVYSGTGIQKPDYLATVDVDPNSPTYSKVIHRLPVPNLGDELHHSGWNSCSSCHGDPSAQRRFLVLPALVSSRIYVIDTKTDPKAPSLHKVVDPEDIVQKTGLAYPHTSHCLASGDLLVSCLGDKDGNAAGNGFLLLDSEFNVKGRWEKPGHSPLFGYDFWYQPRHKTMISTSWGAPAAFTKGFNLQHVFDGLYGRHLHVYSWPEGELKQTLDLGNTGLLPLEIRFLHDPSKDTGFVGCALSSNVVRFFKTEDGSWSHEVVISVEPLKVQNWILPEMPGLITDFLISLDDRFLYFVNWLHGDVRQYNIEDPKNPKLTGQVWVGGLIQKGSPVVVEGEDGTTKQFDVPEIQGKKLRGGPQMIQLSLDGKRLYVTNSLFSTWDRQFYPDLLEKGSHMLQLDVDTEKGGLALNTKFFVDFGAEPDGPSLAHEMRYPGGDCTSDIWI